One window of Papaver somniferum cultivar HN1 chromosome 9, ASM357369v1, whole genome shotgun sequence genomic DNA carries:
- the LOC113310596 gene encoding uncharacterized protein LOC113310596 — protein sequence MNPHKRSRKESEVETNLPRKLRERRNTAVSSGKLSEENPIPDDTLLSVLKAKLKPVLGDTVKADAKAKPVSEIMMKTNMKAKPASDDVKKADVFATKLRSFWKETVDGLKEELKEKELELVLLENISTKQKLKYCIDLLAVRVSESLFESFVADYEDYARNGIEELTVRMVNKQLEFNHLENDIKRLNETRTSLLDLTRKEKQEVEQLCKREADKDAELHKDTEILRKQKIELVTDIYSLDQEKTALSMEKTKLASHVAVLIKQESEMGIEIDSLSKKKSKLEGDTELLNKLKRNLDSYIEDLNKEKSKLGDDICMLKKEKKILENEKIELGIEPGLFIKENDTLRSDICSLKKEKNTLASDIESLKNDKAKLGIDRQLIDKVKGKLVRLNKEKDKLGGDIEMLKKEKSALQSDICQLSEQKTKLETDSELLNNEKDKLGRDIEIHSKEKSAVLSDICSLDEKKALLVTEIESLNNEKTKLGSYTELLNKEKTKLQTDLELLHKEKSTVQGEICSLNENKTTLESEIELLSSKKTTLGNETELLNKEKTKLQSEFEFLTKEKAAVQGDICSLDEKKTTLESDIRSLGNEKTKLECYTESVKKEKKKLQSDFESLNKEKSTVESEFRSLNSVKNKLVTETQFLNKEKMELRRDFEFLNQEKTTLGMDVVLLKKGKSEVETDLEFLQDEKNKLHGDIHSLNKEKDKLITYFELFNRKKDKLKKDTELLNEEKEKLQSDIEYLNEEKDEFIRSVTSDVNESFYEREKTLAENEKMLIELKEMNQTLVAKERFYTEELQEARQEFIKVMAPEKVNNRQTGIGVKTMRKGGPVLWNFKEGKRASLKEVIRFHFNRMNK from the exons TCTGAAGTTGAGACCAATCTTCCGAGGAAACTTAGGGAAAGACGCAATACAGCTGTTTCCAGCGGAAAACTTTCCGAAGAAAATCCAATACCAGACGATACACTATTGTCTGTATTGAAGGCTAAATTGAAACCAGTATTGGGCGATACAGTTAAGGCTGATGCGAAAGCAAAACCAGTATCTGAAATTATGATGAAGACTAACATGAAAGCAAAACCAGCGTCAGATGATGTGAAGAAGGCTGATGTGTTTGCAACAAAATTACGTTCGTTTTGGAAGGAAACAGTAGATGGATTAAAGGAAGAACTTAAAGAGAAGGAGCTGGAACTTGTGTTGCTTGAAAATATTTCGACAAAACAGAAACTGAAATACTGTATTGATCTGCTTGCTGTACGGGTAAGTGAGTCGTTATTTGAGTCTTTTGTGGCTGATTATGAGGATTATGCTCGTAATGGCATCGAAGAATTAACTGTAAGAATGGTAAACAAGCAGCTCGAGTTTAATCATCTCGAAAATGATATAAAGCGCCTGAACGAAACAAGAACGTCACTCTTagatcttacaagaaaagagaagCAAGAAGTTGAGCAATTATGTAAAAGAGAGGCAGATAAAGATGCTGAACTACATAAAGATACCGAAATACTGAGAAAACAGAAGATTGAGCTAGTAACTGATATTTATTCACTTGACCAAGAGAAGACTGCACTCAGCATGGAAAAGACTAAACTCGCAAGTCATGTTGCAGTTCTCATTAAACAGGAATCGGAGATGGGAATTGAAATTGATTCATTGAGCAAAAAGAAAAGTAAACTCGAAGGTGATACTGAATTACTGAACAAACTAAAGAGGAACCTGGATAGTTATATTGAAGATCTTAACAAGGAGAAGTCTAAATTGGGAGACGATATTTGTAtgctcaaaaaagaaaagaaaatacttGAAAACGAGAAGATTGAATTGGGGATTGAACCTGGGTTATTCATCAAGGAGAATGATACACTAAGAAGTGATATTTGTTCTCTTAAGAAAGAGAAGAATACCTTGGCAAGTGATATTGAGTCACTTAAAAATGACAAGGCTAAGTTGGGAATTGATCGTCAGCTAATCGACAAGGTGAAGGGTAAACTGGTAAGACTCAACAAAGAGAAGGATAAACTGGGAGGCGACATTGAAATGCTTAAAAAAGAAAAGTCTGCACTGCAAAGTGATATTTGTCAGCTCAGCGAACAGAAGACAAAATTAGAAACTGACAGTGAGTTACTTAACAATGAGAAGGATAAACTGGGACGTGACATTGAAATACATAGCAAAGAAAAGTCCGCAGTGCTGAGTGATATTTGTTCGCTTGACGAAAAGAAGGCTCTTCTGGTAACTGAAATTGAATCGCTTAACAATGAGAAGACGAAATTGGGAAGTTATACCGAGTTACTCAACAAGGAGAAGACGAAATTGCAAACCGATTTGGAACTTCTCCACAAAGAAAAATCTACAGTACAAGGTGAAATTTGTTCACTCAATGAAAACAAGACTACTCTGGAAAGTGAAATTGAATTGCTTAGCAGTAAGAAGACCACGTTGGGAAATGAgactgagttgctcaataaggaGAAGACGAAATTGCAAAGTGAGTTTGAATTTCTCACAAAAGAAAAGGCTGCAGTACAAGGTGATATTTGTTCGCTCGATGAAAAAAAGACCACCCTGGAAAGTGACATTCGATCACTTGGCAACGAGAAGACTAAGTTGGAATGTTATACTGAGTCAGTcaaaaaggagaaaaagaaattgCAAAGTGATTTTGAATCTCTCAACAAAGAAAAATCTACAGTAGAAAGTGAATTTAGATCACTTAACAGTGTGAAGAATAAATTGGTAACTGAAACTCAGTTTCTCAACAAGGAGAAGATGGAACTTCGACGTGATTTCGAATTTCTCAaccaagagaaaactactttaGGAATGGATGTTGTGTTACTCAAGAAAGGAAAGTCAGAAGTCGAAACTGATCTTGAATTCCTCCAAGATGAGAAGAATAAGCTGCATGGTGATATCCATTCTCTGAACAAAGAGAAGGATAAACTGATTACTTATTTTGAACTCTTCAACAGAAAGAAGGATAAGCTGAAAAAGGATACTGAACTTCTCAACgaggagaaggagaaattgcaATCAGATATTGAGTATCTCAATGAAGAGAAGGACGAATTTATACGTTCCGTGACGTCTGATGTTAATGAATCATTCTATGAACGTGAGAAAACACTTGCTGAGAATGAAAAAATGTTGATAGAGCTTAAAGAGATGAACCAAACATTGGTTGCCAAGGAACGTTTTTATACTGAAGAACTTCAGGAAGCTCGCCAAGAATTTATCAAG GTAATGGCGCCAGAAAAGGTAAATAACAGACAGACAGGGATTGGAGTCAAGACAATGAGAAAAGGAGGACCAGTGCTTTGGAATTTTAAAGAGGGAAAGAGAGCCTCGCTGAAAGAAGTAATCAGGTTTCATTTTAACCGTATGAATAAGTAA
- the LOC113311164 gene encoding wall-associated receptor kinase 2-like, whose amino-acid sequence MQIIFSWFLLLVILSSSTLAESSTFIQAKPGCKTKCGNISIPYPFGIGDGCFINPAVVGGHSGYDINCNASYDPPKPFIRKGSLEILSISGTEIRIRNDRIASLCYDESGSPVLGSTLRDLNLVGSVFTVSYTKNSFYGIGCEIIARIEWGSSGGRQAITSTNSSCEPKCKSRENMMEGSCTGTSGCCQTTFPKSLQNVSVEVLARLPSNGLISSPNSCNFAYLAEQGQYPSQASDLLPDGGLHAGTKVIPAVLDWAIGDTSCEEAKANSTIYTCFSNSDCTDAVNNLGYHCTCRNGYGGNPYLEPGCEDINECEDQTNNLCVGNCINTDGGYNCSCPPGSDGNGRKDGTGCTSKRKFPVIGAALGIGFGLLVFVIGVYSIYVITKKRKLLRSKKKFFQQNGGLLLKNQLSSQEGGIDTTKIFTAEELELATNDYDENLVLGRGGFGTVFKGTLLDNRIVAVKKSKLVDQSQIEQFINEFVILTQINHRNIVKLLGCCLETEVPLLVYEYVSNGTLFEHIHQRGDMSAISWECRLTIATEIANALSYLHSAASTPIIHRDIKSANILLDEKYTAKVSDFGASRLIPLDQTGLNTVVQGTLGYLDPEYYNTSELTEKSDVYSFGVVVVELLTGRKPISFERSEEERNLVTFFISSMEVNNLSQLLEDRVFQEGKPEEVLLVAKLAMRCLSLKGADRPTMTQVAIILEELRSLETSTQTIQLSREDSIMNMQFALERDLYSVPFMSYNSSISTSDDSAHSSLKQSVALGRGNPR is encoded by the exons ATGCAGATTATCTTCTCCTGGTTTCTGCTGTTGGTAATATTATCATCATCAACCTTAGCTGAATCATCGACATTCATACAAGCGAAACCCGGTTGCAAGACAAAATGTGGGAATATAAGCATTCCATACCCATTTGGTATTGGTGATGGCTGCTTCATTAATCCAGCTGTTGTCGGAGGACATTCTGGATATGATATTAACTGCAATGCTTCATATGATCCTCCCAAACCTTTCATTCGAAAAGGTTCCTTGGAAATTTTAAGTATATCAGGTACGGAAATTCGCATCAGAAACGATCGGATTGCTAGCTTATGTTACGATGAATCTGGATCCCCTGTTCTTGGATCTACTTTGAGAGATTTGAACTTGGTAGGGTCTGTGTTTACAGTATCATACACAAAAAACAGTTTCTATGGAATTGGCTGTGAAATCATTGCGAGAATAGAATGGGGTTCATCCGGTGGTCGTCAAGCCATTACAAGTACTAACTCATCTTGCGAACCAAAATGTAAGAGTAGGGAAAATATGATGGAAGGGTCTTGCACTGGCACCAGCGGTTGTTGCCAGACAACATTTCCGAAAAGCTTACAAAATGTTTCTGTAGAGGTATTGGCTCGGTTACCATCAAATGGTTTAATTTCGTCTCCCAATTCCTGCAACTTCGCGTACCTGGCTGAGCAAGGGCAGTACCCGTCTCAAGCGTCAGACCTTCTTCCTGATGGAGGCTTACATGCAGGTACTAAGGTCATACCAGCGGTGCTCGATTGGGCTATAGGAGATACGTCTTGTGAAGAAGCGAAAGCGAACTCCACAATTTACACATGCTTCAGTAATAGTGATTGTACTGATGCGGTGAACAATCTAGGATATCATTGTACTTGCCGTAATGGTTACGGAGGAAACCCTTATCTTGAACCTGGATGCGAAG ATATAAACGAGTGTGAAGATCAAACAAACAACCTTTGCGTAGGCAACTGTATTAATACAGACGGAGGTTATAATTGTTCCTGTCCACCCGGCAGTGACGGCAATGGGAGGAAAGATGGGACTGGTTGTACCAGCAAACGAAAATTTCCAGTAATAGGGGCAGCCCTTG GTATTGGCTTCGGGTTATTGGTTTTTGTTATCGGAGTTTATTCCATATACGTAATTACTAAAAAGCGAAAGCTACTCAGAAGTAAAAAAAAGTTCTTTCAGCAAAACGGTGGACTGTTGTTAAAAAACCAATTATCTTCTCAAGAAGGTGGTATAGACACAACAAAGATCTTCACAGCAGAAGAGTTGGAACTGGCAACCAACGATTATGACGAAAATCTAGTCCTTGGACGAGGTGGGTTCGGTACAGTTTTCAAAGGAACATTATTAGATAATCGTATAGTTGCTGTTAAGAAGTCGAAATTAGTTGATCAAAGTCAGATTGAGCAGTTTATAAATGAGTTTGTTATACTAACTCAAATTAATCACCGAAACATAGTGAAGCTCTTAGGTTGTTGTTTAGAGACAGAAGTTCCTTTGCTGGTCTATGAATACGTTTCAAATGGTACCCTTTTTGAACATATTCATCAGAGGGGCGATATGTCGGCAATTTCTTGGGAATGTCGTTTGACAATTGCCACAGAAATTGCAAatgctctttcatatttacattcAGCAGCATCTACACCTATTATTCATAGAGATATAAAGTCTGCTAACATATTACTAGATGAAAAATACACTGCAAAAGTATCGGATTTTGGAGCATCAAGGTTAATTCCTTTGGATCAGACTGGGTTAAACACAGTGGTTCAAGGCACATTGGGTTATCTGGATCCAGAATACTATAATACAAGCGAGTTGACAGAGAAAAGTGATGTTTATAGTTTTGGAGTAGTTGTAGTAGAACTCTTAACCGGAAGGAAACCTATTTCTTTTGAGAGATCTGAAGAAGAAAGGAATCTAGTTACATTTTTCATTTCTTCAATGGAAGTAAATAATTTGTCTCAACTTCTTGAGGATCGCGTTTTTCAAGAAGGAAAGCCGGAGGAAGTACTTCTAGTTGCAAAGCTTGCAATGAGATGCCTTAGCTTAAAAGGAGCAGATCGCCCTACAATGACACAAGTCGCAATAATTCTTGAAGAATTGAGAAGCTTAGAGACGAGCACACAAACTATTCAACTAAGCCGTGAAGATTCAATAATGAACATGCAATTTGCGCTTGAACGGGACCTCTATAGTGTGCCGTTCATGAGTTATAACAGTAGTATTTCGACTTCGGATGATTCTGCACACAGTAGCTTGAAGCAAAGTGTGGCTCTGGGTAGGGGAAACCCCCGATAA